The following coding sequences lie in one Silene latifolia isolate original U9 population chromosome 5, ASM4854445v1, whole genome shotgun sequence genomic window:
- the LOC141655149 gene encoding receptor-like protein EIX2 produces MLRTCVITQFVFILLLNLGALNVHQGFAIGCHEAEREALLKFKHSLSNPTNMLSSWEGKGCCDWDGVSCDNVTAFVTRLDLHNPFYSPDGASSDSPSSPKLDPSLLGLSHLNYLDLSSIDFLGSQIPKFIGAFKHLRYLNLSYSDFSDIVPSQLSNLTRLQTLDLNSNQFLSSDLHWVSKLVSLQYLDFGGNYILHSNNSMDALNMPPSLLDLHLRECQNLENKPLLLSSLFSNSTWLSRIQYLDFAYNFIGGTLPYVFAHMTSLTHLDLSGNKLNGSIPLWLGNMTSLTYLDLSNNELEGSIPLSMSNMRKLEYLDLSSNRFSSIEGGAIMGILGNLCKLINFDLSYNSIGGSIGTSHKNFSKCVSYDLENLRLGQNMIGGMLPPWLGDFKHLRVLDLKNNSINGRIPISIESLTYLEELDLSFNTLNGTLPQGLGQCKSLVHIDLSFNNLTGALPQRLGQCKSLIHIDLSSNFLHGVLSESHLANLSKLDYLDLSFNVVEWNISSNWSPPFQISRLLMASCKIQSEFPLWISDQAKLRSLDFSDNKISGELPQCFRSNQLADINISHNRITGPVPHFNSSLESMDLSFNLLSGSLVYHDPSTKNNTSVGARICLPIGQLRRLEYLDLQKNNISGGIPDCWADFGFIGYINLASNNLSGIIPLSMGLILPLTFLKLSENSLRGPIPPTLGNNSDLQILDLGENKLVGNIPSNWGSDTFLALLRLRGNQLTGSIPPTLCSIHTLQFIDLSLNNLTGDIPRCFGHLLSGLVYSFPLVRDDSTMVVLKGAELQYTTTLEFVINLDLSCNALTGTIPEEITNLSALIGLNLSHNHLTGNIPDKIGEMTSLESLDLSNNNLSGTIPPSISDLTSLVRLNLSYNKLQGEIPTGHQLQVLEDPSMTYIGNPGLCGDPLPNKCRTKQIENHLSKDKKTHTRNQERSLGKTSVVFGNNVGICNWILGSSGEFAAQDEVQVRFLSGCGKCRGLLLCSSNDKDQQAQKSAIAMQRKLLKKTIILKVNLRQQTKHDHCCLLEVKRVNKLNKELSNELECLRSNPNDVSDLENVNTTLILQMSMITKERDELLNEQSISKGAINDLVDEIEELKTTSVSDHLPRQCQGSVK; encoded by the exons ATGTTAAGAACATGTGTTATAACACAGTTTGTTTTCATATTGCTACTGAACTTGGGTGCATTAAATGTACACCAGGGCTTCGCAATAGGGTGCCATGAGGCGGAACGAGAGGCCCTCCTCAAGTTCAAGCACAGTCTTAGTAACCCAACAAATATGTTGTCATCTTGGGAGGGCAAGGGTTGTTGTGATTGGGATGGAGTGAGCTGTGACAATGTTACAGCCTTCGTCACCCGTCTCGACCTACACAACCCTTTTTATTCGCCTGATGGCGCTAGTAGTGACTCACCATCCTCTCCAAAACTAGACCCTTCTCTGCTTGGACTCAGCCACCTGAACTACTTGGATTTGAGCAGCATTGACTTCCTAGGCAGTCAAATCCCCAAGTTCATAGGTGCTTTCAAGCATCTCAGGTATTTGAACCTATCCTATTCAGACTTTAGCGACATTGTGCCATCCCAGCTCAGCAATCTTACTAGATTACAGACACTCGATTTGAACTCCAATCAGTTCTTATCCAGTGATTTACATTGGGTTTCTAAACTTGTAAGTTTGCAATATCTGGATTTCGGTGGTAATTATATACTTCACTCCAATAATTCCATGGACGCACTCAACATGCCTCCTTCTTTGCTAGACCTGCATCTTCGTGAATGTCAGAATCTTGAGAATAAACCCTTATTACTTAGCAGCCTTTTCTCTAATTCCACTTGGCTTTCCAGGATTCAATACCTTGATTTTGCATATAACTTCATAGGTGGAACACTGCCTTACGTTTTTGCCCACATGACCTCCCTAACACACCTTGACCTTTCAGGAAATAAATTAAATGGCTCAATCCCATTGTGGTTGGGAAATATGACCTCCCTAACATACCTTGACCTTTCAAACAATGAATTAGAAGGCTCAATCCCACTCTCGATGAGTAACATGAGAAAACTCGAATATCTCGACCTTAGCTCTAACAGATTTAGTAGCATCGAGGGAGGTGCGATCATGGGTATACTAGGGAACTTATGCAAGCTCATAAATTTTGATTTGTCATACAATTCTATTGGAGGGAGCATAGGAACTAGCCACAAAAATTTCTCAAAATGCGTCAGTTATGATTTGGAGAATTTGAGGTTGGGTCAAAACATGATCGGAGGCATGTTGCCTCCGTGGCTGGGGGACTTCAAGCATTTGAGAGTCCTTGATTTAAAAAACAATAGTATAAATGGTCGTATTCCAATATCAATAGAAAGCCTAACTTACTTGGAAGAGTTAGACCTCTCCTTTAATACTCTCAATGGTACTCTCCCTCAAGGATTGGGACAATGCAAGTCCCTTGTTCACATTGACCTCTCCTTTAATAATCTCACTGGCGCTCTCCCTCAAAGATTGGGACAATGCAAGTCCCTTATTCACATTGACCTCTCGTCAAACTTTCTACATGGTGTGCTTTCCGAGTCCCACTTAGCTAACCTCTCAAAATTAGATTATCTAGACCTAAGTTTCAATGTCGTGGAGTGGAACATTAGTTCTAATTGGTCACCGCCTTTTCAAATATCTAGGCTCCTCATGGCATCCTGTAAAATCCAATCTGAGTTCCCACTATGGATTAGTGATCAGGCCAAGCTCCGGAGTTTAGATTTCTCGGATAATAAGATCTCCGGAGAGCTACCTCAATGTTTTAGAAGCAATCAGTTGGCTGATATAAATATTTCTCACAATCGAATTACAGGCCCAGTCCCACACTTCAACTCTTCGCTTGAATCCATGGATCTCTCGTTTAACTTGCTTTCAGGGTCACTTGTATATCACGATCCTTCTACTAAGAATAATACATCAGTCGGCGCTCGCATATGTCTTCCCATAGGTCAACTTCGTAGATTGGAGTACCTAGATCTTCAGAAGAATAACATTTCAGGAGGCATTCCTGATTGTTGGGCTGATTTTGGTTTTATAGGTTATATCAACTTAGCTTCCAACAATCTTTCAGGGATTATTCCCTTGTCTATGGGACTGATTCTGCCATTAACATTTCTCAAGTTGAGTGAAAATTCTCTTCGAGGCCCGATTCCTCCAACATTGGGTAATAATTCAGACTTGCAAATTCTGGATCTTGGTGAGAATAAGCTAGTTGGGAATATACCAAGTAATTGGGGAAGCGATACTTTTCTAGCACTGCTCAGGCTACGCGGAAATCAACTTACTGGTTCTATTCCACCAACATTGTGTTCAATCCATACACTCCAATTTATTGACCTTTCCTTGAACAACTTGACAGGAGACATACCTCGTTGTTTTGGCCACTTACTGAGCGGCCTGGTTTATTCTTTTCCTCTAGTCCGAGATGATAGCACAATGGTGGTTCTGAAAGGAGCAGAACTACAATACACAACAACTCTCGAGTTTGTCATAAACTTAGACCTTTCATGTAATGCCTTAACAGGCACCATCCCTGAAGAGATCACAAACCTATCTGCACTTATCGGTCTTAACTTGTCTCACAACCATCTGACTGGGAATATCCCAGACAAGATCGGTGAAATGACATCTTTAGAATCCCTCGATCTATCTAACAATAATCTGTCAGGCACAATCCCGCCAAGCATCTCAGACTTAACTTCATTGGTTCGTCTCAACTTGTCCTACAACAAATTACAAGGAGAAATCCCCACCGGACATCAACTCCAAGTGCTCGAAGATCCATCAATGACATATATAGGCAACCCTGGACTTTGTGGTGACCCTTTGCCAAACAAATGCAGGACCAAGCAAATCGAAAATCACCTATCCAAGGACAAGAAAACCCACACAAGGAATCAAGAAAGAAGTTTGGGAAAAACCAGTGTTGTATTTGGTAATAATGTCGGGATTTGCAACTGGATTTTGGGGAGTAGTGGGGAGTTTGCTGCTCAAGACGAGGTTCAGGTTCGCTTTCTTTCAGGTTGTGGGAAATGTCGCGGATTACTTTTATGTTCAAGTAATGATAAGGATCAACAAGCTCAAAAATCAGCG ATTGCTATGCAG aggaaattgctcaagaaaactaTCATCTTAAAAGTGAACTTAAGGCAACAGACAAAGCATGATCATTGTTGCCTCCTCGAGGTGAAAAGAGTAAACAAATTGAACAAGGAGTTGTCTAACGAACTAGAGTGTCTTAGGTCGAACCCCAATGATGTTTCTGATCTTGAAAATGTCAATACCACTCTGATTTTAcaaatgtccatgataactaaggaACGTGATGAACTTCTAAATGAACAATCCATATCTAAAGGTGCAATTAATGACTTAGTTGATGAGATAGAAGAACTTAAAACAACAAGTGTCTCGGATCATTTGCCTCGACAATGTCAAGGAAGTGTCAAATAA